A genomic region of Caldicoprobacter guelmensis contains the following coding sequences:
- a CDS encoding 6-phospho-beta-glucosidase, producing MKVVIIGGGSTYTPELMEGFIRLSHLVQDLSITLVDTDVQKMNTVYEFLKRMINASDAKIELSKTTNLEETLPGADFVINQVRIGGNRARLMDETVPLQFGVLGQETTGPGGFANALRTIPVVLSIAKQVQEHCPKAWFINFTNPSGIVTEALLKYSTVKAIGLCNSPINFCNMFARMFDVTAEDVFLDYFGLNHLSFVRKVFVNGKDVTTEALAKLPLSNEEQRIVKYLGMFPNYYLRYYYLREEKVKEAMEKPKRAEEVLKIEQELLTLYKDPTLAEKPPQLSKRGGAFYSTAAVNLIEHLCGFKRGFQIINVMNNGAIKDLPDDAVVEIPVYIDGSLLKPYMIGTLPTTVRGTIQAVKAYEQLTIEAAIEGSYSKAVMALAQHPLVSSISLAEKILDALMDANAGLFPTLI from the coding sequence ATGAAAGTAGTAATTATTGGTGGGGGTAGTACATATACACCCGAGCTTATGGAAGGTTTTATACGATTAAGCCACTTGGTACAAGATCTAAGCATCACATTGGTCGATACAGATGTTCAAAAAATGAATACCGTCTATGAATTTTTGAAGCGCATGATTAATGCATCAGATGCGAAGATCGAACTATCAAAAACAACAAATCTTGAAGAGACATTACCCGGTGCAGATTTTGTGATCAACCAGGTCCGTATCGGCGGAAACCGTGCAAGGCTTATGGATGAAACTGTACCGCTACAATTTGGAGTCCTAGGACAAGAAACCACCGGCCCTGGCGGATTTGCAAATGCCCTAAGAACCATACCGGTTGTTTTAAGTATTGCGAAACAGGTCCAGGAGCATTGCCCTAAAGCGTGGTTCATAAACTTTACAAACCCGTCCGGGATTGTGACCGAAGCGCTCTTAAAATACAGCACAGTAAAGGCAATAGGTTTATGCAATTCTCCTATCAACTTTTGCAATATGTTTGCACGGATGTTCGATGTAACAGCAGAAGATGTGTTTCTGGATTACTTCGGGTTAAATCACTTAAGCTTTGTGCGAAAGGTTTTTGTCAATGGAAAAGACGTAACAACTGAAGCTCTAGCCAAATTGCCTCTATCAAACGAAGAACAACGGATTGTCAAATATTTAGGCATGTTTCCCAATTATTATTTAAGGTATTATTATCTACGCGAAGAGAAAGTAAAGGAAGCCATGGAAAAACCCAAGCGTGCAGAAGAAGTTTTAAAAATCGAGCAGGAATTGCTGACACTTTATAAAGATCCAACATTGGCAGAAAAACCTCCACAGCTTTCAAAACGCGGTGGTGCTTTTTATTCTACAGCAGCAGTAAACCTTATTGAACATCTATGTGGCTTTAAACGAGGATTTCAAATCATTAACGTGATGAATAATGGTGCCATAAAGGACTTGCCGGATGATGCTGTAGTCGAAATCCCAGTATATATAGACGGAAGTCTGCTAAAGCCCTACATGATCGGAACACTTCCAACAACCGTACGTGGTACCATTCAAGCTGTCAAGGCTTATGAACAGTTAACTATTGAAGCTGCTATTGAAGGTTCATACAGCAAGGCTGTCATGGCGCTAGCGCAACATCCCTTGGTATCTTCCATATCTCTTGCTGAAAAGATTTTAGATGCATTGATGGATGCCAATGCAGGATTGTTTCCTACTTTGATTTAG
- a CDS encoding alpha-L-fucosidase — protein MLTANERIEWFVKARFGMFIHWGIYAIPARGEWVRSHERLSIENYQPFFEEFNPVNYNPKEWAALAKKAGMKYAVMTTKHHDGFCLFDSKLTDYKATNTPAGRDLIKEYVEAFRSEGLKVGFYYSLLDWHHPDYPAYGDSFHPMRDNEAWKDKKHDFSRYIEYMHGQVKELLTNYGKIDIMWFDFSYSNMSGETWKATELVKMVRSLQPHIIIDDRLGGNIRSANKEIYAGDFASPEQIIPPEGVVDEAGNPIPWEACITMNNHWGYAAADKDFKSPKQLIRALVECVSKGGNLLLNVGPNAKGEIPEESVEILTEIGKWMSKNGESIYGCGNAGLPKPEWGRYTKKGNKLYAHIFERGIGPIAIQGIKGKVKRARLLADGSEVSLQKPWNAHHYGDAIFLNFRSSKLPDEIDTVVELELEE, from the coding sequence ATGTTAACAGCAAATGAGCGCATCGAATGGTTTGTAAAGGCTCGCTTTGGCATGTTTATCCACTGGGGCATATACGCTATCCCGGCAAGGGGCGAATGGGTAAGGAGCCACGAAAGGCTCTCAATCGAAAACTATCAGCCGTTTTTTGAGGAGTTCAATCCCGTAAACTACAATCCCAAAGAATGGGCGGCCCTGGCAAAAAAAGCCGGTATGAAATATGCTGTTATGACAACAAAACACCATGACGGCTTCTGCCTATTCGACAGCAAGCTCACAGATTACAAGGCAACCAACACCCCTGCAGGCAGGGACCTCATCAAAGAATACGTTGAGGCTTTCAGGAGCGAAGGCCTAAAGGTGGGGTTTTATTATTCCCTGCTTGACTGGCATCATCCCGATTATCCGGCATACGGAGACAGCTTTCACCCCATGAGGGACAATGAAGCCTGGAAGGACAAGAAACACGATTTTTCTCGATACATAGAATACATGCATGGACAGGTAAAGGAGCTCCTCACCAACTACGGAAAAATCGATATAATGTGGTTTGACTTTTCATACAGCAACATGTCGGGCGAAACCTGGAAGGCTACCGAGTTGGTTAAAATGGTCCGCTCGTTGCAGCCTCATATTATAATAGACGACAGGCTGGGCGGTAACATCCGGTCAGCAAATAAAGAAATCTATGCCGGCGACTTTGCCTCCCCCGAACAGATCATACCGCCCGAAGGCGTTGTGGATGAAGCAGGCAATCCCATACCCTGGGAAGCATGCATCACCATGAACAACCACTGGGGATATGCCGCCGCCGATAAGGACTTTAAATCGCCCAAACAGCTTATCAGGGCACTGGTCGAGTGCGTAAGCAAGGGTGGAAACCTCCTGCTCAACGTTGGCCCCAACGCAAAGGGAGAAATCCCAGAGGAGAGCGTCGAGATACTCACCGAGATCGGAAAATGGATGAGCAAAAACGGTGAGAGCATTTATGGCTGCGGCAACGCCGGCCTGCCAAAACCCGAATGGGGACGCTATACAAAGAAAGGCAACAAACTGTATGCACACATATTTGAAAGGGGCATAGGCCCCATCGCCATCCAAGGCATAAAAGGCAAAGTTAAAAGAGCAAGGCTACTTGCCGATGGTTCTGAAGTGAGTCTACAAAAGCCGTGGAACGCACACCATTATGGCGATGCCATATTCCTCAACTTTAGAAGCTCCAAGTTGCCCGATGAGATTGACACCGTCGTAGAACTGGAACTGGAGGAATAA
- a CDS encoding N-acetylglucosamine kinase, with product MEYFLGVDAGGSKTEALIIDEQGNKIGIGRSGPGNYESVGVEKAKENWLLAIEQAKSGMEIKQFKAACFGLAGADFPEDFEMLTQVVSSLGIADKYLVENDTVIALRAGSPEFWGVLIVMGSGTNGYGRRKDGRDFRFYGEGYAFGDWGGGSSVVQEMLHMAFRSYDGRGDKTLLESEVLRYFGYCHYDEFAKALYYGKIHREQIIHMAPLLFEVAAKGDKVALSIAFRVCDEAVTMAKTIISKLELSGEDIPVVLAGSLFKGAPWMVEYISSKLHAYVPGTKVTLLATKPVVGAAILAWESVGRKWSKPTEIY from the coding sequence ATGGAATACTTTCTCGGTGTGGATGCCGGTGGAAGTAAAACAGAAGCATTAATCATCGATGAACAAGGTAATAAAATTGGCATAGGACGCTCTGGCCCCGGAAATTACGAAAGTGTTGGCGTTGAAAAGGCCAAAGAAAATTGGCTTTTGGCCATTGAACAGGCAAAATCCGGAATGGAAATAAAACAGTTTAAAGCCGCATGTTTCGGGCTTGCTGGAGCCGATTTCCCTGAGGATTTTGAAATGTTAACGCAGGTTGTGTCTTCACTCGGCATTGCCGACAAGTACCTAGTAGAAAATGATACTGTCATAGCCCTCAGGGCAGGAAGCCCCGAGTTTTGGGGGGTTCTTATTGTCATGGGTAGCGGTACCAACGGCTATGGCAGGAGAAAGGATGGTCGTGATTTCCGCTTTTACGGTGAAGGCTATGCCTTTGGGGATTGGGGCGGTGGGTCATCGGTTGTACAAGAAATGCTCCACATGGCATTTCGCAGCTATGACGGGCGAGGCGACAAGACGCTACTGGAGTCTGAGGTGCTTAGATATTTCGGATACTGCCATTATGATGAGTTTGCCAAAGCTCTATACTACGGAAAAATCCATCGCGAGCAAATCATCCATATGGCACCCCTTCTCTTTGAAGTGGCAGCAAAAGGTGATAAAGTTGCATTAAGCATTGCGTTCAGAGTGTGCGATGAAGCGGTAACTATGGCTAAGACAATTATAAGTAAATTGGAACTGTCGGGGGAAGATATACCGGTGGTGTTAGCAGGAAGTCTCTTCAAAGGAGCCCCCTGGATGGTAGAATACATTTCGTCAAAGTTACATGCTTATGTGCCAGGGACTAAGGTAACACTTTTAGCAACCAAGCCTGTAGTAGGTGCTGCTATACTCGCATGGGAAAGTGTAGGCCGAAAGTGGAGTAAGCCAACTGAAATATACTGA